The following are from one region of the Paracholeplasma manati genome:
- a CDS encoding ATP-binding protein, giving the protein MVKEHQIIAGNFDLAGRASSDLKRLLKSMATYPRLYVNRVCSASYEAEINIVIHSVGGYMTYEVNEANIELNFFDDGPGIPDIELAMKKGYSTASQIAHLNGFGAGMGLNNIKELSDRLTIHSTPRGTHLKMIFTIGERDA; this is encoded by the coding sequence ATGGTAAAAGAACATCAAATCATAGCTGGCAACTTTGATTTGGCAGGTAGGGCGTCCTCTGACCTCAAACGACTGCTCAAATCGATGGCCACTTACCCTCGATTGTATGTCAATCGTGTCTGTTCCGCTTCCTATGAAGCTGAAATCAATATCGTCATCCACTCCGTCGGTGGGTATATGACTTATGAAGTCAATGAAGCTAACATAGAACTGAATTTTTTTGACGATGGTCCTGGGATTCCAGACATCGAATTAGCGATGAAAAAAGGGTATTCAACGGCGAGTCAAATTGCCCATTTGAATGGATTTGGCGCGGGGATGGGACTCAATAATATCAAAGAGCTCTCCGACCGACTTACCATCCATTCAACCCCACGAGGGACCCACTTAAAAATGATCTTTACGATAGGTGAACGCGATGCCTAA
- a CDS encoding PHP domain-containing protein, with translation MTYAYDLHIHSVLSPCGDVLMTPNNIFNMATLKGLDIIAITDHNSLKQLKVCHELSQSYDLLFIPGVEITVKEDFDVLCYFKHIDDALAFDLLLEQALPKIMNQPEQFGEQYICDIHDDFVAEAPYLLINPIEWTLQELIENLKAFPHILIYAHLDKKSRSGKDYVDRYTLDGIEFINPELKQAKNHFKNSDAHQIIDISERTEHNQIELDELTIEAFFRYFHHD, from the coding sequence ATGACCTATGCGTATGATTTACACATCCACAGCGTTTTATCCCCGTGTGGTGATGTCTTAATGACACCCAACAACATCTTTAATATGGCAACTTTAAAAGGCTTGGACATCATCGCCATCACCGACCACAATTCGTTAAAACAATTGAAGGTGTGTCATGAGCTATCTCAAAGCTATGATTTGTTGTTTATCCCAGGGGTAGAAATCACCGTGAAAGAAGACTTTGACGTCTTGTGTTACTTTAAACACATCGACGACGCGTTGGCTTTTGACCTTTTACTCGAACAAGCTTTACCGAAAATCATGAATCAACCAGAACAATTCGGTGAGCAATACATCTGTGATATCCATGATGATTTTGTGGCAGAAGCACCATACTTGCTCATTAATCCTATTGAATGGACTCTACAAGAACTCATCGAAAATCTAAAAGCATTTCCACACATCTTAATCTATGCACACCTCGACAAAAAGAGTCGTAGTGGTAAAGATTATGTCGATCGATACACACTCGATGGCATTGAATTCATAAATCCCGAATTAAAGCAGGCAAAAAATCATTTTAAAAATAGCGATGCCCATCAAATCATCGATATATCAGAACGGACAGAACACAATCAAATCGAACTCGATGAATTAACGATAGAAGCATTCTTTAGGTATTTCCATCATGACTAA
- a CDS encoding ATP-binding protein has protein sequence MTKFTDYLYDLIQNSIDAKASNIELHMKHQGLLRVTIQDNGVGMDEATLMKVKTFSYSSRKTRTVGLGLSLIHDLTIQTNGYFEITSKLGVGTTLSLGFDDQHIDFPEMGDISALIADLYMHQGVQNLIFSFDDFRLDFESLGLNQTIKTYRQRNQLYNYVQEKLIEVANENTR, from the coding sequence ATGACTAAATTCACCGATTACTTATATGATTTGATTCAAAATTCGATTGATGCGAAAGCGTCAAACATCGAATTGCACATGAAGCATCAAGGGTTATTACGCGTCACCATCCAAGACAATGGCGTTGGGATGGATGAAGCCACCTTGATGAAAGTCAAAACATTCAGTTATTCTTCAAGAAAAACAAGAACAGTGGGATTAGGCCTTTCCCTGATCCACGATTTAACGATTCAAACGAATGGTTACTTTGAAATCACATCCAAATTGGGTGTGGGGACAACCTTATCTTTAGGCTTTGATGATCAACACATCGATTTTCCAGAGATGGGTGATATTTCGGCATTGATTGCAGATTTATACATGCATCAAGGGGTCCAAAACCTAATATTCAGCTTTGATGATTTTAGACTGGATTTCGAATCATTAGGACTCAATCAAACCATCAAAACGTATCGACAAAGAAACCAATTATACAATTACGTTCAAGAAAAATTAATAGAGGTGGCAAATGAAAACACTAGATGA
- a CDS encoding (2Fe-2S) ferredoxin domain-containing protein: MKTLDELKQLRDESLKKMTMRYQKDGFRIQVGMGTCGIASGARPILNAFLEQIELSELKNVTVTQVGCMGECAHEPMAEIIDESGQSYIYCALTIPMVRQIVERHIVNHQPITKYLLSERKDK; this comes from the coding sequence ATGAAAACACTAGATGAACTCAAGCAGTTACGTGATGAATCCTTAAAAAAGATGACGATGCGTTATCAAAAGGATGGCTTTAGAATTCAAGTTGGGATGGGTACCTGTGGCATCGCCAGTGGTGCGAGACCGATTTTGAATGCTTTTTTAGAACAAATCGAACTCAGTGAATTGAAAAATGTGACGGTAACCCAAGTGGGATGCATGGGTGAATGTGCCCATGAACCGATGGCTGAGATCATCGACGAATCAGGACAATCTTACATTTATTGTGCACTCACGATTCCGATGGTCAGACAAATTGTCGAAAGACACATTGTGAACCATCAACCGATCACGAAATATTTACTCTCCGAAAGAAAGGACAAATAA